From the Hevea brasiliensis isolate MT/VB/25A 57/8 chromosome 15, ASM3005281v1, whole genome shotgun sequence genome, one window contains:
- the LOC110631471 gene encoding acyl-CoA-binding domain-containing protein 6 encodes MFGFSRRRMKLGRVKKVQLSDPTLVTRSPARPQKRVNNPNSEGVNPPITHSDELDCQCSSAPPEINNSTSGNSENWMVLSISGDKPTPRFNHAATVIGNKMIVVGGESGSESLDDVQVLNFDQFTWTAISSKLYLSPSSLPLKIPACKGHSLVSWGKKALLIGGKMDPASDRISVWAFDMETECWSPLEAKGDVPVARSGHTVVRASSVLILFGGEDAKRRKLNDLHMFDLKSLTWLPLHCTGTGPSPRSNHVAALCDDKMLLIFGGASKSRTLNDLYSLDFETMVWSRIKKRGFHPSPRAGCCGVLCGTKWYIAGGGSRKKRHSETLVFDIVKLEWSVAFASPASSITTNKGFSLVLVQHKEKDFLVAFGGSKKESTNQVEVMGMDKNESSMSRQSAASKHAGPMLFGKRSSSRDLAAQLTAGSSQRSVESLARQNVASAVEHHGSGRKSLSETLVDPNSVSGNVSLRKQFHEEEHSTAVKMAKNSEDGTFSSLAHRINQSDMSIQTNLSIGKIIAEENPCVFESENLNSQNQGIGNHLVDNEDVLVPQTDGMTGGAHSSIYQLYETKIAALIRKNGVLEGQLAAASSSREAAEKNLSSVLKSKQEVEKKLADTLREMELLKEQLAGVEVAQEEANNLSNIVHSDNVRLEHDVAFLKAVLDDTQKELHSTRGVLAGERARAFQLQVEVFHLKQRLQSMENRVPTPRKPFNV; translated from the exons ATGTTTGGTTTCTCTCGTAGACGCATGAAGCTTGGAAG AGTGAAGAAAGTACAACTCTCGGATCCGACACTTGTAACTCGAAGTCCTGCTAGACCCCAGAAACGAGTTAACAATCCCAAT AGTGAAGGTGTTAACCCTCCAATTACTCATTCTGATGAGCTTGATTGTCAATGCTCATCCGCTCCACCTGAGATTAATAACTCAACATCAGGGAACTCTGAGAACTGGATGGTACTGTCTATATCTGGGGACAAACCAACCCCTCGTTTCAAT CATGCTGCAACTGTGATTGGTAACAAGATGATTGTGGTTGGTGGTGAGTCTGGAAGTGAATCATTAGATGATGTACAG GTGCTTAATTTTGATCAATTTACCTGGACTGCAATTTCATCGAAGCTTTACTTGTCGCCAAGCAGCTTGCCATTAAAGATTCCAGCATGCAAGGGCCACAGTCTG GTTTCATGGGGGAAGAAGGCTCTTCTAATTGGAGGAAAAATGGATCCCGCGAGTGATAGAATTTCAG TGTGGGCATTTGACATGGAAACAGAGTGTTGGTCACCTTTGGAAGCAAAGGGAGATGTGCCG GTTGCTCGCAGTGGTCATACAGTAGTCAGGGCTAGctctgttttaattttatttggggGTGAAGATGCTAAAAGGAGAAAACTAAATGATCTACATATGTTTGATCTGAAGTCTTTAACATGGCTCCCTTTACATTGCAC AGGAACTGGACCATCTCCAAGATCCAACCATGTGGCTGCTCTTTGTGATGATAAAATGCTACTTATATTTGGAGGAGCATCAAAGTCAAGGACTTTGAATGACTTATATTCACTTGACTTTGAAACG ATGGTTTGGTCAAGAATAAAGAAACGAGGTTTCCATCCATCTCCTAGGGCTGGTTGCTGTGGAGTTCTATGTGGAACTAAATGGTACATAGCAGGAGGGGGTAGCAGAAAAAAAA GACACTCAGAAACTTTGGTTTTCGATATTGTGAAATTGGAGTGGTCTGTGGCTTTTGCATCACCTGCTTCTTCTATAACGACAAACAAG GGATTTAGCTTAGTGCTTGTGCAACACAAGGAGAAGGATTTTCTTGTTGCATTTGGAGGATCTAAAAAGGAGTCAACGAATCAG GTTGAAGTTATGGGCATGGATAAGAATGAATCATCCATGAGTCGACAATCTGCTGCTAGTAAACATGCTGGCCCTATGTTGTTTGGAAAACGGTCATCTTCCAGGGATCTGGCTGCACAACTTACTGCTGGTTCTTCCCAGCGTTCAGTTGAATCCCTTGCAAGACAAAATGTGGCATCTGCAGTTGAGCATCATGGTTCTGGTAGAAAATCTTTGTCAGAGACGCTCGTTGATCCCAATTCTGTTTCTGGCAATGTCTCACTGCGCAAGCAATTTCATGAGGAAGAACATAGCACGGCTGTTAAGATGGCAAAGAATTCAGAAGATGGAACTTTTTCATCTTTG GCACACCGAATAAATCAATCTGATATGTCAATTCAGACTAACTTATCTATAGGTAAAATTATTGCGGAGGAGAATCCTTGTGTATttgaatctgaaaatttgaactCCCAAAACCAAGGAATTGGAAACCATCTAGTTGATAATGAGGATGTTTTAGTACCACAAACTGATGGTATGACAGGAGGGGCCCATTCAAGCATATATCAATTATATGAAACAAAAATAGCTGCTCTAATAAGAAAGAATGGAGTTCTAGAAGGACAACTAGCTGCAGCATCGTCAAGTCGAGAAGCTGCAGAGAAAAATCTATCCTCTGTTCTGAAGAGTAAACAAGAAGTGGAGAAAAAGCTGGCAGACACGCTAAGGGAAATGGAGTTGCTAAAAGAGCAGCTAGCTGGTGTAGAGGTAGCCCAAGAAGAGGCCAACAACTTGTCAAATATTGTCCATTCTGATAATGTAAGGCTTGAGCATGATGTGGCTTTCCTTAAGGCGGTTTTGGATGATACGCAGAAG GAGCTACATTCTACTAGGGGAGTCCTTGCAGGGGAAAGGGCTAGAGCATTCCAACTACAG GTTGaagtttttcatctcaaacaaagaTTGCAATCTATGGAAAATCGAGTTCCCACCCCTAGAAAACCATTCAATGTCTAG